The proteins below come from a single Acidobacteriota bacterium genomic window:
- the cofG gene encoding 7,8-didemethyl-8-hydroxy-5-deazariboflavin synthase CofG produces the protein MPALRWMPGSETMATQIHERSAVMDGLQQDGIAIPRATACQLLRAGEDELPALLQAAQRARHRFKPGIVTYSRKVFIPLTNLCRDYCGYCTFRRDPGQPGAHTMTPDEVMEVVRAGERLGCTEALFSLGDKPELLFPEMRETLHHLGYKSTLQYLEAMCDLVLRESSLLPHPNPGLMSAEWLQRLARVSPSMGLMLETTSTRLLSPGAAHDNAPDKDPAKRLRVMEDAGRQKIPFTTGILIGIGEMMEERLDTLLAIRELHEKYGHIQEVIIQNFRAKPATLMANWREPDHADMLRTLAVARLLMPEMNLQAPPNLSDPHYADLLDAGINDWGGVSPLTPDFINPEKPWPHLEDLRKQTEAKGFALKQRLPVYPEFMVQSAAHSQQLAQRLDLARDHEGYARRAA, from the coding sequence ATGCCAGCCTTGCGATGGATGCCAGGCTCCGAGACCATGGCCACGCAAATCCACGAGCGCTCCGCGGTGATGGATGGATTGCAACAGGATGGGATCGCGATCCCGCGTGCAACCGCGTGCCAGCTTCTCCGCGCCGGCGAGGATGAGCTTCCTGCCCTGCTGCAAGCTGCGCAACGCGCACGCCACCGCTTCAAGCCCGGCATCGTAACCTATTCGCGCAAAGTCTTTATTCCGCTCACGAATCTCTGCCGCGACTACTGCGGTTACTGCACGTTCCGGCGCGATCCCGGCCAGCCCGGCGCGCATACCATGACACCCGACGAAGTCATGGAGGTTGTTCGCGCCGGCGAACGCCTCGGTTGCACGGAAGCTCTCTTTAGCCTGGGCGACAAGCCCGAGTTGCTCTTTCCGGAGATGCGCGAGACTCTCCACCATCTTGGCTACAAATCGACTCTGCAATATCTGGAAGCCATGTGCGACCTCGTATTGCGGGAATCGAGTTTGCTTCCGCATCCCAACCCCGGACTGATGAGCGCGGAGTGGCTGCAACGCCTCGCGCGAGTTTCCCCAAGCATGGGACTGATGCTGGAAACGACCAGCACGCGCCTGCTGTCGCCGGGCGCAGCCCACGACAACGCTCCGGACAAAGATCCGGCAAAGCGCTTGCGTGTGATGGAGGATGCGGGGCGGCAGAAAATTCCATTCACGACCGGCATCCTCATTGGAATCGGCGAAATGATGGAAGAACGCTTGGATACTTTGCTTGCCATCCGCGAGCTGCATGAAAAATACGGACACATACAGGAAGTGATCATCCAGAATTTCCGGGCGAAGCCGGCAACGCTCATGGCTAACTGGCGGGAACCAGATCATGCTGATATGTTGCGAACGCTCGCGGTAGCGCGCCTGCTGATGCCAGAGATGAATCTCCAGGCACCGCCCAATCTATCCGATCCGCACTACGCCGATCTGCTCGATGCCGGCATCAACGACTGGGGCGGAGTTTCCCCTCTGACGCCGGATTTCATTAACCCCGAAAAGCCGTGGCCGCATCTGGAAGACTTGCGCAAGCAGACCGAGGCGAAGGGATTTGCGCTAAAGCAGCGCCTGCCGGTTTATCCTGAATTCATGGTGCAGTCGGCAGCCCACAGCCAACAACTCGCGCAGCGTCTCGACCTCGCTCGCGATCACGAAGGCTATGCACGGAGGGCGGCGTGA
- a CDS encoding 2-phospho-L-lactate transferase produces the protein MITVLTGGTGGAKFVDGLRQIVAPEELTIIVNTGDDLLWWGLYISPDVDSIMYMLAGRLSQERGWGVKGDTFYCLQAMGQMGQPTWFHAGDRDIATHILRSKLLSDGKTLSEVTAEIAGRLGIKTAILPMTNSRVETRVGTPIGEISFEEYFVQRWYQDPVESVRYAGASDAEPAPGVIDAIRSSETVILAPSNPVSSIAPILAVPGIREALRESRARIVAVSPIVGGAAVSGPAGILMQSQGLPVSIAGIAEYYHDFLDVLVADVLDQPLADELEKSGTRVHCTRTIMRTAENRLALAQDVLRLALQPSTTQAATEGA, from the coding sequence GTGATCACCGTACTCACCGGCGGCACTGGCGGCGCGAAGTTTGTCGATGGATTGCGCCAGATCGTTGCGCCCGAAGAATTGACGATCATCGTTAACACTGGCGATGACCTGCTCTGGTGGGGACTCTACATTTCGCCGGACGTTGACTCGATCATGTACATGCTCGCCGGCAGACTCAGCCAGGAGCGCGGTTGGGGAGTTAAGGGCGACACCTTCTATTGCCTTCAGGCGATGGGTCAGATGGGCCAGCCGACCTGGTTTCATGCCGGCGATCGTGACATCGCAACGCACATCCTGCGTTCCAAACTACTCTCCGACGGCAAGACGCTGAGCGAGGTCACTGCCGAAATTGCCGGACGGCTCGGGATCAAGACTGCCATCCTGCCGATGACGAATTCACGAGTTGAAACACGGGTCGGCACTCCCATCGGCGAGATAAGCTTCGAAGAATATTTTGTCCAACGCTGGTATCAGGATCCAGTGGAATCGGTGCGCTACGCGGGCGCGTCCGATGCCGAGCCTGCTCCCGGAGTGATCGATGCCATCCGTTCCTCGGAAACCGTGATCCTCGCTCCGAGCAATCCGGTGTCGAGCATTGCGCCGATTCTCGCGGTGCCTGGAATACGCGAAGCGCTTCGCGAAAGTCGTGCTCGCATTGTTGCCGTGAGCCCGATTGTTGGCGGCGCCGCCGTTTCCGGACCGGCGGGAATTCTCATGCAATCGCAAGGACTCCCCGTTTCCATCGCGGGCATTGCCGAGTACTACCATGATTTTCTCGACGTGCTGGTCGCGGACGTACTGGACCAGCCGCTCGCGGACGAACTCGAAAAGTCTGGCACGCGCGTCCACTGCACGCGGACCATCATGCGTACCGCAGAGAACCGGCTTGCGCTTGCGCAAGATGTTTTGAGATTGGCCTTGCAGCCCTCCACCACGCAGGCGGCGACGGAGGGCGCATGA
- the cofC gene encoding 2-phospho-L-lactate guanylyltransferase produces the protein MILVPVKNLSQAKQRLSSVLAPDARQELAQAMCADVLETLARWQQRPGVTVVTSDPFAADLATHLGFEIAADPVNPGETGAIEMATALCRERGVNHTLVIPADIPLIETHELNRIVGAAPPTGVVLVPDAAGRGTNAALRSPADLFPLRFGNDSFLPHLAAARATGLPCVVLELPGIALDVDRPEDLEALAAAPGDRRSQRLVRSWNPSWNLDAQVCRG, from the coding sequence ATGATTCTCGTCCCGGTGAAGAATCTCTCGCAGGCCAAACAGCGGCTGTCATCCGTGCTCGCACCCGACGCACGGCAGGAATTGGCGCAGGCCATGTGTGCCGATGTTCTGGAGACGTTAGCGCGCTGGCAGCAACGTCCAGGCGTCACAGTCGTGACCAGCGATCCATTTGCGGCGGATTTGGCGACGCACTTAGGATTCGAGATCGCTGCCGATCCCGTCAATCCCGGGGAGACTGGCGCAATCGAAATGGCGACGGCACTCTGCCGCGAACGAGGCGTGAACCACACCCTGGTCATCCCTGCGGACATTCCCTTGATTGAGACTCATGAACTGAATCGCATCGTAGGGGCTGCTCCTCCGACCGGAGTCGTGCTGGTCCCTGATGCAGCGGGACGCGGCACGAATGCCGCGCTGCGCTCCCCGGCTGACCTCTTTCCGCTACGCTTCGGCAACGACAGTTTTCTCCCACACCTTGCGGCTGCCCGGGCAACCGGCTTGCCGTGTGTCGTACTCGAATTGCCGGGCATTGCGCTTGATGTAGATCGTCCGGAAGATTTGGAGGCGCTGGCCGCAGCCCCGGGAGATCGCCGCTCGCAGCGCCTGGTGCGAAGTTGGAATCCAAGCTGGAATCTGGATGCGCAGGTTTGCCGTGGCTAG
- the cofE gene encoding coenzyme F420-0:L-glutamate ligase — MRRFAVASRNAGEIRILALPFAGEICPGDSLSDKLLAAAKKVRIQFQDRDILVVKHKIVSKAEGALVALEQIRPSIASRAWARRYGLDARVTELALRESRRVVRRKRGVLITETRHGFVCANSGVDVSNVDGGGKAALLPKDPDRSAARLRKEVKRLAGVEIAVIVSDSFGRPWREGLTEVAIGIAGMRPLVDYRGRRDSHGYKLHASIDAVADELACAAGLVCGKLESTPACIIRGFPYRPGEGKARQLVRPAAYDLFR, encoded by the coding sequence ATGCGCAGGTTTGCCGTGGCTAGCCGTAACGCAGGCGAAATCCGCATTCTTGCGCTACCGTTTGCCGGAGAGATCTGTCCCGGAGATTCTCTGAGCGACAAACTTCTGGCGGCGGCGAAGAAAGTCCGAATCCAATTTCAGGACCGCGACATTCTGGTGGTGAAGCACAAGATTGTTTCGAAGGCGGAAGGCGCACTGGTAGCGCTGGAGCAAATTCGTCCTTCAATTGCCTCGCGGGCGTGGGCGCGCCGTTACGGGCTCGACGCGCGAGTCACGGAATTGGCGCTGCGTGAAAGCCGGCGTGTGGTGCGGCGCAAACGCGGCGTGTTGATCACGGAAACTCGCCACGGCTTTGTGTGCGCGAACAGCGGGGTCGATGTTTCGAACGTGGATGGCGGCGGCAAGGCGGCATTGCTTCCCAAGGACCCTGACCGCTCCGCGGCACGGTTACGCAAAGAAGTAAAACGCCTTGCGGGAGTCGAGATCGCAGTCATCGTCAGCGATAGTTTCGGGCGTCCCTGGCGCGAGGGCCTGACGGAAGTTGCGATCGGAATCGCCGGAATGCGTCCACTGGTGGACTATCGCGGACGTCGCGATTCGCACGGTTACAAACTGCACGCCAGCATCGACGCGGTTGCCGATGAACTGGCATGTGCTGCCGGACTGGTCTGCGGCAAACTCGAGAGCACGCCGGCATGTATTATTCGTGGATTCCCGTATCGCCCGGGCGAAGGGAAAGCCCGACAGCTGGTTCGTCCCGCAGCATACGATTTGTTTCGCTAG